The following coding sequences are from one Comamonas koreensis window:
- a CDS encoding VOC family protein, translating into MNGAGLDHLVVMAASLDEGLAWCEASLGVTPDAGGQHAFMGTHNRLLRISSPAFAASYLEIIAIDPQGQAPGGHRRWFDMDDAALQAQVRSQGPQLTHWVARVSGIAQATEALRALGYGAGTPQAASRQTPRGLLAWQIGLRPDGQRLLQGLLPTLIEWGEQHPETSMADKGVALQQLQLLHPDAAALHTALQAIGLGSHPALQVAQAPTPALVAHLHTPKGLVQLRSRL; encoded by the coding sequence GTGAACGGCGCCGGACTGGACCACCTGGTTGTCATGGCCGCCAGCCTGGACGAAGGCCTGGCCTGGTGCGAGGCGAGCTTGGGCGTGACGCCTGATGCGGGCGGCCAGCATGCCTTCATGGGCACCCACAACCGCCTACTGCGCATCAGCAGCCCGGCCTTTGCAGCGAGTTACCTGGAGATCATCGCGATCGACCCGCAAGGCCAGGCGCCTGGCGGCCATCGCCGCTGGTTTGACATGGACGATGCCGCGCTGCAGGCCCAGGTGCGCAGCCAGGGGCCGCAGCTGACCCACTGGGTCGCGCGCGTCAGCGGCATAGCACAAGCGACCGAGGCCTTGCGCGCCCTGGGCTATGGCGCCGGCACGCCCCAGGCCGCCAGCCGGCAAACGCCCCGGGGCCTGCTGGCCTGGCAAATTGGCCTGCGCCCCGATGGCCAGCGCCTGCTCCAGGGCCTGCTGCCCACCTTGATTGAATGGGGGGAGCAGCACCCGGAAACCAGCATGGCGGATAAAGGCGTTGCACTGCAGCAGCTGCAGCTGCTGCACCCCGATGCAGCGGCCCTGCACACCGCGCTGCAGGCAATAGGCCTGGGCAGCCACCCCGCCTTACAGGTGGCCCAAGCGCCCACGCCTGCGCTGGTCGCGCATTTGCACACGCCCAAGGGGCTGGTGCAGCTGCGCAGCCGTCTCTGA
- a CDS encoding PhzF family phenazine biosynthesis protein — MQPRRFAQLDVFAHHALQGNALAVVLDGEGLSAAAMLNFARWTNLSETTFVLPPTAEGADGGADYRLRIFTPAGELAFAGHPTLGSCQAWLNAGGTPRQAQRVVQECAKGLVSIQRSAAAGLEGLAFAAPPLQRSEVPAGVQAQVLAALALQADDLVAAQWLDNGSRWMGLLMRDIEVLPRAQPNAAALRALGVKAGLCALHRPCSGTIAAEPVLEVRGITLTAHGIAEDPATGSLNASLAQWLSAVGHIALPYCVQQGAAIGRAGRMRLVADAQGQIWVQGRVHSVVTGHVVL; from the coding sequence ATGCAGCCACGCCGCTTTGCCCAGCTCGATGTATTTGCCCACCATGCGCTGCAAGGCAATGCGCTGGCCGTGGTGCTCGATGGCGAGGGCCTCAGCGCCGCGGCGATGCTGAACTTTGCGCGCTGGACCAACCTGTCCGAAACTACCTTTGTGCTGCCGCCCACGGCCGAGGGGGCCGACGGTGGCGCCGATTACCGCTTGCGCATCTTTACCCCGGCGGGCGAGCTGGCCTTTGCCGGCCACCCAACCCTGGGCAGCTGCCAGGCCTGGCTCAACGCCGGCGGCACACCGCGCCAAGCGCAGCGGGTGGTGCAGGAATGCGCCAAAGGCCTGGTCAGCATCCAACGCTCGGCTGCTGCTGGATTGGAGGGCTTGGCCTTTGCCGCGCCACCGCTGCAGCGCAGCGAGGTACCCGCCGGTGTGCAGGCGCAGGTGCTGGCCGCCCTGGCACTGCAGGCCGATGACCTGGTCGCCGCGCAGTGGCTGGACAATGGATCACGCTGGATGGGCTTGCTGATGCGCGATATAGAGGTGCTACCCCGCGCCCAGCCCAACGCGGCTGCGCTGCGGGCACTGGGCGTCAAGGCCGGCCTCTGCGCCCTCCACCGGCCCTGCAGCGGCACGATTGCGGCAGAACCTGTGCTGGAAGTGCGCGGCATCACCTTGACCGCCCACGGCATTGCCGAAGACCCGGCCACCGGCAGCCTCAATGCCAGCCTGGCCCAGTGGCTCAGCGCAGTCGGCCATATCGCTCTGCCCTACTGCGTGCAGCAAGGGGCGGCGATCGGCCGCGCGGGCCGCATGCGCCTGGTCGCCGATGCGCAGGGCCAGATCTGGGTGCAGGGGCGTGTACACAGCGTGGTCACCGGCCACGTCGTTCTCTGA
- a CDS encoding glutathione S-transferase: protein MLKIWGRISSINVRKAVWAAQEVGVAFERIDTGGKFGGTQTPEFLARNPNAMVPAIEDGEGAMRLTLFESNVIVRYLCARYAPGVLYPAALAQRFDAERWMDWQQTTMNPAGRDAFIQLIRTAPAQRDAPKIAASIAAMEPLLQLLDRHLASQPYLQGAQFGMADIPVACEVHRWWNLPAAAYQRPHYPHVERWFAAMLARPASRGVLDITIE, encoded by the coding sequence ATGCTGAAAATCTGGGGCCGCATCAGCTCGATCAATGTGCGCAAGGCCGTCTGGGCCGCGCAGGAAGTGGGCGTTGCGTTTGAGCGCATAGACACCGGCGGCAAGTTTGGCGGCACGCAGACGCCGGAGTTTCTGGCCCGCAACCCCAATGCGATGGTACCGGCCATCGAAGACGGCGAAGGCGCCATGCGGCTGACCCTGTTCGAGTCCAATGTGATCGTGCGCTACCTCTGCGCCCGCTACGCGCCCGGCGTGCTCTACCCGGCAGCGCTGGCCCAGCGCTTTGATGCCGAGCGCTGGATGGACTGGCAGCAAACGACGATGAACCCCGCCGGGCGCGATGCGTTTATCCAGCTCATCCGCACCGCCCCCGCGCAGCGCGATGCGCCAAAGATCGCCGCCTCCATCGCCGCAATGGAGCCCTTGCTGCAGCTGCTGGACCGGCATCTGGCCAGCCAGCCCTATCTGCAAGGCGCACAGTTCGGCATGGCCGATATCCCCGTCGCCTGCGAGGTGCACCGCTGGTGGAACCTGCCCGCCGCCGCCTACCAGCGGCCCCACTACCCACATGTGGAGCGCTGGTTTGCCGCGATGCTGGCCCGCCCGGCCAGCCGGGGCGTGTTGGATATCACGATCGAATAA
- a CDS encoding creatininase family protein, whose translation MPASENPAVATWSSRWWADISTREFAQAQTSGLAASTVAVLPVGAVEQHGPHLPVSVDATLLQGIVAAAMPLLPPDVPVLVLPAQNIGLSTEHLNFPGTLSLPPKLIIDLWTALGQAVARAGIRKLLMFNTHGGQVAVMDIVARELRIAHGMLVYSSSWGGLPLPAEVTGLFSAEEHRFGIHGGEVETSMMLHLAPAQVDMAQAGCFHSTSQDRARRFAIVGNGKSAKMGWAMEDYNPCGAVGNAAGATADKGRAVVEAAAQQLALLLQEIHQLAWTVPPR comes from the coding sequence ATGCCCGCCTCTGAAAACCCTGCTGTCGCCACCTGGTCTTCGCGCTGGTGGGCCGATATCAGCACGCGCGAATTTGCCCAGGCGCAGACCAGCGGCCTGGCGGCCAGCACGGTGGCGGTGCTGCCCGTCGGCGCAGTGGAGCAGCATGGCCCGCATTTGCCAGTCTCTGTCGATGCCACCTTGCTGCAAGGCATTGTGGCGGCGGCCATGCCGCTGCTGCCACCCGATGTGCCCGTGCTGGTGCTGCCGGCGCAGAACATTGGCCTGAGCACCGAGCACCTGAACTTTCCCGGCACCTTGAGCCTGCCGCCCAAGCTCATCATCGACCTGTGGACGGCGCTGGGCCAGGCGGTGGCGCGTGCGGGTATCCGCAAGCTGCTGATGTTCAACACCCATGGCGGGCAGGTGGCGGTGATGGATATCGTCGCGCGCGAGCTGCGCATCGCCCATGGCATGCTGGTCTACAGCAGCAGCTGGGGCGGCCTGCCGTTGCCCGCTGAAGTGACAGGCCTGTTCAGCGCTGAGGAGCACCGCTTTGGCATCCATGGCGGCGAGGTGGAAACCTCGATGATGCTGCACCTTGCACCCGCGCAGGTGGACATGGCGCAGGCGGGTTGCTTCCATTCCACGTCGCAGGACCGGGCGCGGCGCTTTGCGATTGTGGGCAATGGCAAGAGCGCCAAGATGGGCTGGGCGATGGAAGACTACAACCCCTGCGGCGCCGTTGGCAATGCCGCGGGCGCCACGGCAGACAAAGGCCGGGCGGTGGTCGAGGCAGCGGCCCAGCAACTGGCCTTGCTGCTGCAGGAGATCCACCAGCTGGCGTGGACGGTGCCGCCGCGCTGA
- a CDS encoding threonine dehydratase, with product MQAISLPSLAEIEAASRIVYREFQATPQYRWQLLGERLGAECWLKHENHTPVGAFKIRGGLSYFAQMAARGTLPAQVISATRGNHGQSIAWAARSHGVRCTIVVPHGNSVEKNLAMRSLGAELIEHGDDFQAAREHAMALAEHSGAHMVPSYHPDLVSGVSTYWWEFLRAVPHLQTVYVPIGLGSGACAAVAAKLALQHPVRIVGVISTGATTYRDSIAAGEVVEAVVSTEIADGMAVRRADPMALPVLRQHLDHLVAVSDDEVRAAMRFLFTDTHNVAEGAGAGALAAALQEREQITGQTVGLALTGGNVDAAVFSEVLRG from the coding sequence ATGCAAGCCATCTCCCTGCCCAGCCTCGCCGAAATCGAGGCCGCCTCCCGCATCGTCTACCGTGAGTTCCAGGCCACGCCGCAGTACCGCTGGCAGCTGCTGGGCGAACGCCTGGGGGCCGAGTGCTGGCTCAAGCACGAGAACCACACGCCCGTCGGCGCGTTCAAGATCCGGGGCGGTCTGTCTTACTTTGCACAGATGGCAGCGCGCGGCACCCTGCCCGCGCAGGTGATCAGCGCCACGCGCGGCAACCATGGCCAGAGCATTGCCTGGGCTGCGCGCAGCCATGGCGTGCGCTGCACCATCGTCGTGCCCCATGGCAACTCGGTCGAGAAGAACTTGGCGATGCGCTCGCTGGGTGCCGAGCTGATCGAGCACGGAGACGACTTCCAGGCCGCCCGCGAGCATGCGATGGCGCTGGCCGAGCACAGCGGCGCCCACATGGTGCCCAGCTACCACCCGGACCTGGTCAGCGGCGTCAGCACCTACTGGTGGGAATTTTTGCGCGCCGTGCCGCATTTGCAGACCGTCTATGTGCCCATTGGCCTGGGCTCGGGCGCCTGCGCCGCCGTGGCGGCCAAGCTGGCCTTGCAGCACCCGGTGCGCATTGTCGGCGTGATCAGCACCGGCGCCACCACCTACCGTGATTCCATCGCCGCCGGTGAAGTAGTCGAGGCGGTGGTCAGCACCGAGATTGCCGACGGCATGGCCGTGCGCCGCGCCGACCCGATGGCCCTGCCGGTGCTGCGCCAGCACCTGGACCACCTGGTGGCCGTCAGCGACGACGAGGTGCGCGCAGCGATGCGCTTCCTGTTTACCGACACCCACAATGTGGCCGAAGGCGCCGGTGCCGGCGCCCTGGCCGCCGCGCTGCAGGAGCGCGAACAGATCACCGGCCAGACCGTGGGCCTGGCGCTGACCGGCGGCAATGTCGATGCGGCCGTGTTCAGCGAGGTGCTGCGGGGTTGA
- a CDS encoding LysE family translocator, translated as MTAVEFSAFLVLATAMSFTPGPNTTMAAAMGANWGLKPAMRFVWGVPLGWGALLLLCASGVGALVMAAPALKGAIKAVGIVYLVWLAYKLSRSGRLAEAQNGHLLGFWQAVGLQFVNVKAWLLALAIVAGWIVGFQDALTRLAIVLPVMLFYAFASNFLYASVGALLRSWLAQGQRLLWFNRAMALILVLTAAWMIKA; from the coding sequence ATGACCGCCGTAGAGTTCAGCGCATTTCTGGTACTGGCCACGGCCATGAGCTTCACCCCCGGGCCCAACACCACGATGGCGGCAGCCATGGGTGCCAACTGGGGGCTCAAACCCGCGATGCGCTTTGTCTGGGGCGTGCCCCTGGGCTGGGGCGCCCTGCTGCTGCTTTGCGCCAGCGGCGTGGGTGCGCTGGTCATGGCGGCGCCCGCTCTCAAAGGCGCCATCAAGGCGGTCGGCATTGTCTACCTGGTCTGGCTGGCCTACAAACTCAGCCGCAGCGGCCGATTGGCTGAGGCCCAAAACGGCCATCTGCTCGGTTTTTGGCAGGCCGTGGGCTTGCAGTTCGTCAACGTCAAGGCCTGGTTGTTGGCGCTGGCCATTGTCGCGGGCTGGATTGTCGGCTTTCAGGATGCGCTGACGCGCCTGGCCATCGTGCTGCCGGTGATGCTGTTTTACGCCTTTGCCAGCAACTTTCTCTATGCCTCCGTTGGCGCGCTGCTGCGCAGCTGGCTGGCCCAGGGCCAGCGCCTGCTGTGGTTCAACCGGGCGATGGCGCTGATCCTGGTGCTGACCGCAGCCTGGATGATCAAGGCCTGA
- a CDS encoding PhzF family phenazine biosynthesis protein, protein MRTRAFMQVDVFSETAYRGNPLAVVLEGEGLSDEAMQAFARWTNLSETTFLLPPTPEGRAQGADYRVRIFTPGGELPFAGHPTLGSCHAWLAAGGQPQQTGRIVQECAKGLVPLQQDARNGRLAFAAPSLSRSAISAAELAPVLQAIGLQADQVLAQQKLDNGPVFWALLLDDPDTVLAIQPDLAALHGLGMELAVAALYPQAGKALIGRASREARAFDGATGQASRPPEADIEVRVWFNTGTSLSEDPITGSLNASLAQWLLAEGHLQAPYVASQGINLDRSGIVNIAQDAAGQVWVGGHISAGIQGEVLL, encoded by the coding sequence ATGCGTACACGCGCCTTTATGCAGGTGGATGTGTTTTCCGAAACCGCCTACCGTGGCAACCCGCTGGCCGTGGTGCTCGAAGGCGAGGGCCTGAGCGACGAGGCCATGCAGGCCTTTGCCCGCTGGACCAATCTGTCCGAAACCACCTTTTTGCTGCCACCCACACCCGAGGGCCGCGCCCAGGGTGCGGACTACCGGGTGCGCATCTTCACCCCCGGCGGCGAGCTGCCTTTTGCCGGCCACCCGACCTTGGGCAGTTGTCACGCCTGGCTCGCAGCCGGCGGCCAGCCGCAGCAGACCGGCCGCATTGTGCAGGAATGCGCCAAGGGCCTGGTGCCCTTGCAGCAAGACGCGCGCAATGGCCGGCTGGCCTTTGCCGCGCCCTCACTCAGCCGCAGCGCCATCAGCGCGGCCGAGCTGGCCCCGGTGCTGCAGGCCATCGGGCTGCAGGCAGACCAGGTGCTGGCCCAGCAAAAGCTGGACAACGGCCCCGTGTTCTGGGCCTTGCTGCTGGACGACCCCGACACTGTGCTTGCGATCCAGCCTGATCTGGCGGCGCTGCATGGCCTGGGCATGGAGCTGGCCGTGGCCGCGCTGTACCCGCAAGCGGGCAAGGCACTGATCGGCCGCGCCAGCCGCGAGGCGCGTGCGTTTGACGGCGCCACGGGCCAGGCCAGCCGCCCACCGGAGGCCGATATCGAGGTGCGCGTCTGGTTCAACACCGGCACCAGCCTCAGCGAAGACCCGATCACCGGCAGCCTCAACGCCAGCCTGGCCCAGTGGCTGCTGGCCGAGGGCCATCTGCAGGCCCCCTATGTCGCCAGCCAGGGCATCAACCTGGACCGCAGCGGCATCGTCAACATCGCGCAGGATGCGGCAGGCCAAGTCTGGGTAGGCGGCCATATCTCCGCAGGCATCCAGGGCGAGGTGCTGCTGTGA
- a CDS encoding PLP-dependent aminotransferase family protein: MTNWTLAKRAASMNPSVIREILKVTEKPGIISLAGGLPSPKTFPIAAFKEAADKVLLQDGASALQYAASEGYAPLREFVAQQLPWDVSPDQVLITTGSQQGLDLMGKILLDEGSRLLVETPTYLGALQAFSPQQPQVVGVDSDDQGVIPDDLVRKAGEGADKARMVYLLPNFQNPTGRSMDDARRQAVVDRLATLGIPFLEDNPYGDLWYDQAPPAPLTARNPEGGVYLGSFSKVLAPGLRLGYVVAPKAVYTKLLQAKQAADLHTPTFNQRMVAEVVQSGFLDQHVPTIRTLYKKQRDAMLAALAEHFADLDVQWTTPTGGMFLWLRMPEGIDTVAMLPAAVERNVAYVPGSAFYASQPDNRTMRLSYVTASEEQIHIAIRALADTVRAALAAR, encoded by the coding sequence ATGACGAACTGGACCCTGGCCAAACGCGCCGCCAGCATGAACCCCTCGGTGATCCGCGAGATCCTGAAAGTGACCGAGAAGCCCGGCATCATCAGCCTGGCCGGTGGCTTGCCCTCCCCCAAGACCTTCCCGATCGCGGCCTTCAAGGAAGCGGCGGACAAGGTGCTGCTGCAAGACGGCGCCTCTGCGCTGCAATACGCCGCCAGCGAAGGCTATGCGCCGTTGCGCGAGTTTGTGGCCCAGCAGCTGCCCTGGGACGTCAGCCCCGACCAGGTGCTGATCACCACCGGCTCCCAACAGGGCCTGGATTTGATGGGCAAGATCCTGCTCGACGAGGGCAGCCGCCTGCTGGTGGAGACCCCCACCTATCTGGGCGCGCTGCAGGCCTTTTCCCCCCAGCAACCCCAGGTGGTGGGGGTGGACAGCGATGACCAGGGCGTGATCCCCGACGACCTGGTGCGCAAAGCCGGAGAAGGCGCGGACAAGGCACGCATGGTCTACCTGCTGCCCAACTTCCAGAACCCGACCGGCCGCAGCATGGACGACGCCCGCCGCCAGGCCGTGGTAGACCGCCTGGCCACATTAGGCATTCCGTTTCTGGAAGACAACCCCTATGGCGACCTCTGGTACGACCAGGCGCCCCCTGCCCCGCTGACCGCCCGCAACCCCGAGGGCGGCGTGTACCTGGGCTCCTTCTCCAAGGTGCTGGCACCCGGCCTGCGCCTGGGTTATGTGGTGGCGCCCAAGGCCGTCTACACCAAGCTGCTGCAGGCCAAGCAGGCGGCCGATCTGCACACGCCCACCTTCAACCAGCGCATGGTGGCCGAGGTGGTGCAAAGCGGCTTTCTGGACCAGCATGTGCCCACCATCCGCACGCTCTACAAAAAGCAGCGCGATGCGATGCTGGCCGCGCTGGCTGAACATTTCGCGGACCTGGATGTGCAGTGGACCACGCCGACGGGCGGCATGTTCCTCTGGCTGCGCATGCCCGAAGGCATTGATACCGTCGCCATGCTGCCCGCCGCCGTCGAGCGCAATGTGGCCTATGTGCCCGGCAGCGCCTTCTATGCCAGCCAGCCCGACAACCGCACGATGCGCCTGTCCTATGTAACGGCCTCGGAAGAGCAGATCCATATTGCGATCCGGGCGCTGGCTGATACGGTGCGTGCCGCGCTGGCAGCGCGATAA
- a CDS encoding PLP-dependent aminotransferase family protein, with product MLTRDTTHTLTEQLAARFAERIRSRLLPAGARLPSVRACAAQQSVSPYTVVAAYDLLQAQGLVEARRQRGFYVRDYVAKAVVTAPSAAPAAKDKTLKDAVSLSLPAASARINATSLIRGMMHKATHPQPGAGMFPPEWLQNQFLQSALRKVVGSDALHAMHWSYGAPMGDELLRALLADRLKELGLPVGVEQVMTTMGATQGLDIVSRTLLKAGDAVMVEEPGWSVEFARLAALGMQVLPVPRGPDGPDLAVMRHYCETHAPKLYVSVSVLHNPTSYSLHPAAAHQVLQLAQAFNFYIVEDDTYSHIAPEHATRLSVLDGLKRSIYVSGFAKILAPNWRVGYMAAPPDLVDRMLDTKLLSTLTSPALMERAMALCMENGQLRRHIERMRSHLVQARKHSVPLALEAGCRFVTEPAGMFGWVDTGMDTEVLAQRMLDENYLIAPGSLFHASRQPSTLMRINYACTQDPSFWRVYQRVRAEFAQAESMPR from the coding sequence ATGCTGACCCGCGATACCACCCATACCCTGACCGAGCAACTGGCGGCGCGCTTTGCCGAACGCATTCGCTCGCGCCTGCTGCCGGCCGGCGCGCGGCTGCCGTCGGTGCGGGCCTGCGCTGCCCAGCAAAGCGTCAGCCCCTATACCGTGGTCGCGGCCTATGACTTGCTGCAGGCCCAGGGCTTGGTCGAGGCGCGCCGCCAACGCGGCTTTTATGTGCGTGACTATGTGGCCAAGGCCGTGGTCACCGCGCCATCCGCTGCCCCTGCGGCCAAGGACAAGACCTTGAAGGATGCGGTGTCGCTGTCGCTGCCGGCGGCCTCTGCCCGCATCAATGCGACCTCGCTGATCCGGGGCATGATGCACAAGGCCACGCACCCGCAGCCGGGGGCGGGCATGTTCCCGCCCGAATGGCTGCAGAACCAGTTTTTGCAATCGGCGCTGCGCAAGGTCGTGGGCTCGGACGCGCTGCATGCCATGCACTGGAGCTACGGCGCGCCCATGGGCGATGAGCTGCTGCGCGCGCTGCTGGCCGATCGGCTCAAGGAGCTGGGCTTGCCGGTGGGGGTGGAGCAGGTGATGACCACGATGGGCGCCACCCAGGGGCTGGATATTGTCAGCCGCACCTTGCTGAAAGCGGGCGATGCGGTGATGGTGGAGGAGCCTGGTTGGTCGGTGGAGTTTGCCCGGCTGGCGGCGCTGGGCATGCAGGTGCTGCCGGTGCCGCGCGGGCCCGATGGCCCGGATCTGGCCGTCATGCGCCATTACTGCGAAACCCATGCGCCCAAGCTCTATGTCAGCGTCAGCGTGCTGCACAACCCCACCAGCTACAGCCTGCACCCGGCAGCCGCCCACCAGGTGCTGCAACTGGCGCAGGCCTTCAATTTCTATATCGTTGAGGACGACACCTACAGCCATATCGCCCCCGAGCATGCCACGCGGCTCAGCGTGCTCGATGGCTTGAAGCGCAGTATCTATGTGAGCGGCTTTGCCAAGATTCTGGCGCCCAACTGGCGCGTGGGTTATATGGCGGCGCCACCCGATCTGGTGGACCGCATGCTGGACACCAAGCTGCTGTCGACCTTGACCAGCCCGGCGCTGATGGAGCGCGCGATGGCGCTGTGCATGGAAAACGGCCAGCTGCGGCGCCATATCGAGCGCATGCGCAGCCACCTAGTGCAGGCGCGCAAGCACAGCGTGCCGCTGGCGCTGGAGGCTGGTTGCCGCTTTGTCACCGAGCCCGCAGGCATGTTCGGCTGGGTCGATACCGGCATGGATACCGAGGTGCTGGCCCAGCGCATGCTCGATGAAAACTACCTGATTGCGCCAGGCAGCCTCTTTCATGCGAGCCGCCAGCCGTCCACGCTGATGCGCATCAACTATGCCTGCACGCAGGACCCGAGCTTCTGGCGGGTTTACCAGCGGGTGCGCGCGGAGTTTGCGCAGGCCGAGTCCATGCCGCGCTGA
- a CDS encoding ATP-binding cassette domain-containing protein has product MALITLLDAQLAFGHVALLDHADFALESQERVGLIGRNGAGKSSLLKILAGMEKADDGNLQLQNGLRIAYVAQEPNLNLAHTVFEAASDGLAEVTAIRDRYFAAEDGEDLDALQSQIEAFDAWNWEQRVEETLQRLHLDPQAVVGNLSGGVKKRVALAQALVLRPDVLFLDEPTNHLDLDSIAWLEDLLKEFKGSIITITHDRSFLDAVATRIVELDRGQLRSYPGNFAQYVVQKQEQLAQESVINAKADKLLAQEEIWIRKGVEARRTRSQSRIERLKVMRNEHAARRTAQGSVKMDIASGTGSAYQGKIVAELTDVSKRFGDRTIVRNFSTTVLRGDKIGLLGPNGAGKTTLLKMILGELAADSGTIRQGANLQVAYFDQMRDAINLDATLEDFISPGSEWIEIGNQRKHVKSYLSDFLFSPARAHSPVRSLSGGERNRLLLARLFARPANVLVLDEPTNDLDIDTLDLLEDLLQQYDGTVFLVSHDRTFLDNVVTSIIAAEGDGHWREYEGSVQDWLIQSRRSREIAEQRDAVQASKLAKESKAAAAAPAPAPAATAVPSAQPKRKLSYKDQRDLDTLPARIAELEAEQKDIQARLADGSLYTKDYGQAMQLQQRDAAIEEQLLEALMRWEELAS; this is encoded by the coding sequence ATGGCATTGATTACCTTATTAGACGCGCAACTGGCCTTTGGCCACGTTGCCTTACTGGACCACGCTGACTTCGCCCTGGAGTCCCAGGAGCGGGTTGGCCTCATTGGCCGCAATGGCGCAGGCAAGTCCTCGCTGCTGAAGATTCTGGCAGGCATGGAGAAGGCCGATGACGGCAATCTGCAATTGCAGAACGGCTTGCGCATCGCCTATGTGGCCCAGGAACCCAACCTGAACCTGGCGCACACGGTCTTTGAAGCGGCCTCTGACGGCCTCGCGGAAGTGACCGCCATCCGTGACCGCTACTTTGCCGCCGAAGACGGCGAGGACCTGGATGCACTGCAGTCCCAGATCGAGGCCTTTGATGCCTGGAACTGGGAGCAGCGCGTGGAAGAAACCCTGCAGCGCCTGCACCTGGACCCACAAGCGGTCGTCGGCAACCTCTCAGGCGGAGTGAAAAAGCGCGTGGCCCTGGCCCAGGCCCTGGTGCTGCGCCCCGATGTGCTGTTTCTCGATGAGCCGACCAACCATCTGGATCTGGACTCCATCGCCTGGCTGGAAGACCTGCTCAAGGAGTTCAAGGGCAGCATCATTACTATTACCCACGATCGCTCCTTTCTGGATGCGGTCGCGACCCGCATTGTCGAGCTGGACCGTGGCCAGCTGCGCAGCTACCCCGGCAACTTTGCGCAGTACGTCGTGCAAAAGCAGGAGCAGTTGGCACAAGAGTCGGTGATCAATGCCAAGGCCGACAAACTGCTGGCCCAGGAAGAGATCTGGATCCGCAAGGGCGTCGAAGCCCGCCGCACGCGCAGCCAGAGCCGGATCGAGCGGCTCAAGGTGATGCGCAACGAGCATGCCGCACGCCGCACCGCCCAGGGCAGTGTGAAGATGGACATTGCCTCGGGCACGGGCAGCGCCTACCAGGGCAAGATCGTTGCCGAGCTGACCGATGTCAGCAAGCGTTTTGGCGACCGGACCATTGTGCGCAACTTCAGCACCACGGTGCTGCGCGGCGACAAGATCGGTCTGCTCGGCCCCAATGGCGCGGGCAAAACCACCTTGCTGAAGATGATTCTGGGCGAGTTGGCCGCAGACAGCGGCACGATTCGCCAGGGCGCCAACCTGCAGGTGGCCTATTTTGACCAGATGCGCGATGCCATCAATCTGGATGCAACCCTGGAGGACTTCATCAGCCCGGGCAGCGAATGGATCGAGATCGGCAACCAGCGCAAGCATGTGAAAAGCTACCTGAGCGATTTCCTGTTCTCGCCCGCACGCGCGCACTCCCCGGTGCGTTCCCTGTCGGGTGGCGAGCGCAACCGCTTGCTGCTGGCCCGCTTGTTTGCCCGCCCCGCCAATGTGCTGGTGCTTGATGAACCCACCAACGACCTGGACATCGACACCCTGGACCTGCTGGAAGACCTGCTGCAGCAGTACGACGGCACGGTCTTCCTCGTCAGCCATGACCGGACCTTTTTGGACAACGTGGTCACCAGCATCATCGCCGCCGAAGGCGATGGCCATTGGCGCGAGTACGAGGGCTCGGTGCAGGACTGGCTGATCCAGTCACGCCGCTCGCGTGAGATTGCCGAGCAGCGGGATGCTGTGCAAGCCAGCAAGCTGGCCAAAGAGAGCAAGGCCGCCGCCGCTGCCCCCGCGCCAGCGCCCGCTGCAACAGCCGTGCCCAGCGCACAGCCCAAGCGCAAGCTGAGTTACAAGGACCAGCGCGACCTGGACACCTTGCCCGCCCGCATTGCCGAGCTGGAGGCCGAGCAAAAGGACATCCAGGCCAGGCTGGCCGATGGCAGCCTCTACACCAAGGACTATGGCCAGGCGATGCAGTTGCAGCAGCGCGATGCCGCCATTGAAGAGCAGCTGCTTGAAGCATTGATGCGCTGGGAAGAGCTGGCCAGCTGA